The following coding sequences are from one uncultured Desulfobacter sp. window:
- the nusG gene encoding transcription termination/antitermination protein NusG, producing MSLKWYVVHVYSGHEQKVKLALEEKIQGLKHPEKFGDILIPSENVVELVDGKKRQSSRKFYPGYILVRMHLDNETWHIVSSTAKVTGFLGGKNKPAPITDREAQSIIEKMEQGKEKPQPKYYFEPGDDVRVVDGPFSNFNGTIEEVSPDKEKVKVLVSIFGRATPVELNFIQVTKI from the coding sequence ATGTCTTTAAAATGGTATGTCGTCCACGTTTATTCCGGTCATGAGCAAAAAGTGAAGCTTGCCCTGGAGGAAAAAATCCAGGGATTAAAACATCCGGAAAAATTCGGAGACATTCTGATTCCATCCGAAAATGTTGTGGAGCTGGTGGATGGAAAAAAAAGGCAGTCTTCCAGGAAATTTTATCCCGGATATATACTTGTGCGTATGCATCTGGATAATGAGACGTGGCACATTGTGAGTTCCACTGCTAAGGTTACCGGCTTTCTTGGCGGGAAAAACAAACCTGCCCCCATTACCGACAGAGAAGCCCAGAGCATTATCGAGAAGATGGAACAGGGTAAGGAAAAGCCACAGCCAAAATATTATTTTGAGCCGGGTGATGATGTTCGCGTTGTTGATGGGCCTTTTTCCAATTTTAACGGCACCATTGAAGAGGTGTCTCCGGATAAGGAGAAGGTGAAGGTCTTGGTCAGCATCTTTGGGCGAGCTACTCCAGTCGAATTGAATTTTATACAGGTAACCAAAATTTAG